A single Blattabacterium sp. (Mastotermes darwiniensis) str. MADAR DNA region contains:
- a CDS encoding RluA family pseudouridine synthase, which translates to MSLKKFSFSAEKHQKSIRIDKFLRQYIQNVSRNKIQKAVYSGKILVNQRIIKKKNYKIKPFDFIEAEIYSYSTPIVVVDSEYRNIIAERIPLNIIHEDEDILVINKPAGMVVHPGFGNEKGTLIHGVKYHLKNNKELYRLGLVHRIDKDTSGLLVLAKNEQAQKCLFQQFISKTIKRKYIALVWGNLQKEKGTITGFIGRDPKNRKRMTVLKKDFDRGKYSITHYKVLERFKYLTYVSCNLETGKKHQIRAHFKYLGHPLFNDFTYGGNKIIMKKNISRKHIEILKKCLNILKQQALHAISISFIHPSNRKCHFTCPIPKDWKKLIQECREKFLY; encoded by the coding sequence ATGTCTCTAAAAAAATTTAGTTTTTCTGCAGAAAAACATCAAAAATCTATTCGAATTGATAAATTTTTGAGACAATACATTCAAAATGTTAGTAGAAATAAAATTCAAAAGGCAGTTTATTCAGGAAAAATATTGGTGAATCAACGTATTATAAAAAAAAAGAATTACAAAATAAAACCTTTTGATTTCATAGAAGCAGAGATCTATTCTTATTCTACTCCAATTGTTGTTGTAGATTCAGAATATAGAAATATTATTGCAGAAAGAATTCCTCTGAATATTATTCATGAAGATGAAGATATTCTAGTAATCAACAAACCTGCAGGAATGGTAGTACATCCTGGTTTTGGGAACGAAAAAGGAACCTTAATTCATGGAGTAAAATACCATTTAAAAAATAATAAGGAATTATATAGATTAGGTTTGGTTCACCGAATAGATAAAGATACTTCAGGTTTACTTGTTTTAGCTAAGAATGAACAGGCACAAAAATGTCTATTTCAACAATTTATTTCTAAAACCATTAAAAGAAAATACATAGCTTTGGTATGGGGAAATTTGCAGAAAGAAAAAGGAACTATAACTGGCTTTATAGGAAGAGACCCTAAAAATAGAAAAAGAATGACTGTTTTAAAAAAAGATTTTGATAGAGGAAAATATTCTATTACTCATTACAAAGTTTTGGAAAGATTTAAATATCTAACGTATGTTTCCTGTAATTTGGAAACAGGTAAAAAACATCAAATAAGAGCTCATTTCAAATATTTAGGACATCCATTATTTAATGATTTTACTTATGGTGGAAATAAAATAATTATGAAAAAAAATATTTCAAGAAAACATATTGAAATTTTAAAAAAATGCTTAAATATATTAAAACAACAAGCATTACATGCTATTTCTATTTCCTTTATCCATCCAAGTAATAGGAAATGTCATTTTACCTGTCCAATTCCTAAAGATTGGAAAAAGTTAATACAAGAATGTAGAGAAAAATTCTTATATTAA
- the mgtE gene encoding magnesium transporter yields the protein MFNSDKDCLKNNFNEKFLNNQTISYLVKIIQDNPDNVVKIFISLKINKATSVFKFLDFPIKKKIIEGISSFKIMELMNQLSVDDRVSFLENIPKNSLKDLIKYLKPEEKRRTLVALGYPENSVGRLMIPYYLAVRDTWSVQEVLDYIRKEGKNSDAIEIIYIVNQKGKLVDDIKIREFLLVDTDTKVAELMDGQYTAALSVTDTEEEANKIFSSMNNRVSLPVIDDQKILLGIVTIDDILWVLNENYRTNIQKLGGMEALNQSYLNVPLFKLIKKRAGWLILLFIGEMFTTTVMQYFSSVIEKAVVLALFIPLVVSSGGNSGSQAASLIIQAMALGEVKMKDWWMVMRREIICGGLLGSILGLTGFIRIFTWHKINFFNYGPHFLLVGLTVFFSLIGVVLWGTFSGSMLPFLIKKFKGDPAASSAPFVATLVDVIGLIIYFSMSCILLRGTLI from the coding sequence ATGTTTAATTCCGATAAAGATTGTTTAAAAAATAATTTTAACGAAAAGTTTTTAAATAATCAAACCATTAGTTATTTAGTGAAAATAATTCAAGATAATCCGGATAATGTTGTAAAAATATTTATTTCATTAAAAATCAATAAAGCAACTTCCGTTTTTAAATTTTTAGACTTTCCTATAAAAAAAAAAATTATAGAAGGAATTTCCTCTTTTAAAATAATGGAATTGATGAATCAACTATCTGTGGACGATCGTGTGTCTTTTCTAGAAAATATTCCAAAAAATTCTTTAAAAGATTTAATTAAATATTTAAAACCGGAAGAAAAACGTAGAACCCTAGTTGCTTTAGGATATCCAGAAAACAGTGTAGGACGTCTTATGATTCCATATTATCTTGCTGTACGAGATACATGGAGTGTACAAGAAGTATTAGACTATATACGAAAAGAAGGGAAGAATAGTGATGCAATAGAAATAATCTATATAGTAAATCAAAAAGGAAAATTGGTTGACGATATAAAAATACGAGAATTTTTATTAGTAGATACAGATACTAAAGTAGCTGAATTGATGGATGGACAATATACCGCAGCTTTAAGTGTTACCGATACAGAAGAAGAAGCCAATAAAATATTTTCTTCTATGAATAATAGAGTTTCACTTCCAGTAATAGATGATCAGAAAATTTTGCTTGGAATAGTCACCATAGATGATATATTATGGGTTTTAAATGAAAATTATAGAACAAATATTCAAAAATTGGGAGGAATGGAAGCTTTAAATCAATCTTATCTGAATGTTCCTTTATTTAAATTAATTAAGAAAAGGGCTGGATGGTTAATCTTGTTATTTATAGGAGAAATGTTCACTACAACTGTAATGCAATACTTCTCCAGTGTTATAGAAAAAGCTGTTGTTTTGGCTTTATTCATTCCATTAGTGGTTTCTAGTGGTGGAAATAGTGGCTCTCAAGCGGCAAGTTTAATTATTCAAGCAATGGCTTTGGGAGAAGTGAAAATGAAAGATTGGTGGATGGTGATGCGAAGAGAAATAATATGTGGGGGACTATTAGGGAGTATTTTAGGGTTAACCGGTTTTATCCGTATTTTTACATGGCATAAAATAAATTTTTTTAATTATGGACCTCATTTTTTATTGGTTGGATTAACAGTTTTTTTTTCTTTGATTGGAGTGGTACTGTGGGGAACGTTTAGCGGATCTATGTTGCCTTTTCTAATAAAAAAATTTAAGGGAGATCCAGCTGCTTCTTCTGCTCCTTTTGTTGCTACATTAGTCGATGTCATTGGTTTAATTATATATTTTTCTATGTCTTGTATTCTTCTTCGTGGGACGTTAATATAA
- the leuS gene encoding leucine--tRNA ligase, with the protein MEYNFRKIEKRWQIYWKKNEIFHTKENDFYTKKYYILNMFPYPSGTGLHIGHCLGYIASDVYARYKRAKGYNVLNPIGFDSFGLPAEQYAIQTGQHPYETTRKNIQRYQKQLNKIGLSFDWKRQLCTSNPDYYRWTQWMFIQIFNSWYDKNSDKAQPIELLIDEFKKNGNLSVNASNSFNYKFDSKEWKEFSSLKKETILLDYRLAFLCKNTVNWCPELGTVLANDEIKNGKSQRGGYSIYKRKMLQWHIRITAYAERLLKGLEFIDCSKSLKKLQYNWIGKKKVVSIFLKLLFSNVEKIEFFIHRPEIIFGMTFIVLSTDHPLVEEITISSNKKKLIAYKREINSIEKQLEKRKSISGFFTGNYVLHPFIKRKKIPIYVSNYFSVDTQTKSTIGIPSHEKCSQKFAEYFGLEILPVFIPENNTDPNKKNEPYEGENGICINSDFLNGLKAKEAREKIIKILEKKNIGVKKNSYRLRDAVFSRQRYWGEPIPIYFKGKIPKTIPIEKLPLILPKIENYHPKNGKSPLMRVKNWAWDEKNMKIVSNTLIDNKYVFPIETNTMPCWAGSSWYFLRYMDVHNNNFFLDHKKENYWKNIDLYIGGSEHSTGHLIYARFWHKFLKDRGWIRTEEPFNKILNQGMILSHSAIILKIIGKNTFISYGLRKKYGFPLQEIYVDISLINQNNELNIKKFKQWRPEFYNYKFISEKEIFFCKRKLEKMSKSKYNVINPDHIYDRYGSDIFRIYEMFLGPITQSKPWDDQKINGIKNFVNKFWRLFHNKNGIFQVSNLDPTFQELKILHSTIKKLQEKIESFSFNTSISYLMIIVNKLTNLECNKRKILEPLVKLMAPFSPHIAEEIWRKLGSKKSILFSSIPIFDPKYLVEKKITYPIMFNGKLKFKEIFDSSLTIEKIKYKILNHPKTKFVLKNKVLQRVIIIKNKIINILIT; encoded by the coding sequence ATGGAATATAATTTTCGAAAAATAGAAAAACGTTGGCAAATATATTGGAAAAAAAACGAGATTTTTCATACAAAAGAAAACGATTTTTATACAAAAAAATATTATATATTGAATATGTTTCCTTATCCTTCTGGTACAGGTCTACATATAGGACATTGCTTAGGATATATAGCTTCTGATGTTTATGCAAGATATAAACGTGCGAAAGGATATAATGTCCTAAATCCGATAGGTTTTGATTCCTTTGGACTTCCTGCAGAACAATATGCTATTCAAACTGGACAGCATCCTTACGAAACTACTCGAAAAAATATACAAAGATACCAAAAACAATTAAATAAAATAGGACTTTCCTTTGATTGGAAGCGTCAATTATGTACCAGTAATCCTGATTATTATCGTTGGACTCAATGGATGTTTATTCAAATTTTTAATTCTTGGTATGATAAAAATAGTGATAAAGCTCAACCTATAGAACTTTTAATTGATGAGTTTAAAAAAAACGGAAATTTATCGGTAAATGCTAGTAATTCCTTTAACTATAAATTTGATTCAAAAGAATGGAAAGAATTCAGTTCTTTAAAAAAAGAAACTATTCTTCTAGATTACCGTTTAGCTTTTTTATGTAAAAATACAGTGAATTGGTGCCCTGAATTAGGTACAGTTTTAGCTAACGACGAAATAAAAAATGGGAAAAGTCAAAGAGGTGGATATTCCATTTATAAAAGAAAAATGCTTCAATGGCATATAAGAATCACTGCTTATGCAGAAAGGCTTTTAAAAGGGTTAGAATTTATTGATTGTTCCAAATCTCTTAAAAAATTGCAATACAATTGGATAGGAAAAAAGAAAGTAGTTTCCATTTTCTTAAAACTTCTTTTTTCTAATGTAGAAAAAATAGAATTTTTCATTCATCGTCCAGAAATTATATTTGGAATGACCTTTATCGTTCTATCTACAGATCATCCATTGGTAGAAGAAATCACTATTTCATCCAATAAAAAAAAGCTTATTGCATACAAAAGAGAAATAAATTCTATAGAAAAACAATTGGAAAAAAGAAAAAGTATTTCAGGTTTTTTTACAGGAAACTATGTTCTACATCCATTCATCAAAAGAAAAAAAATCCCTATTTATGTTAGTAATTATTTCTCTGTAGATACTCAAACAAAATCTACAATAGGCATACCTAGTCATGAAAAATGTAGTCAAAAATTTGCAGAATATTTTGGTTTAGAAATTTTACCAGTTTTTATTCCAGAAAATAATACTGATCCTAATAAAAAAAATGAACCTTATGAAGGAGAAAATGGAATATGCATTAATTCTGATTTTTTAAATGGCTTGAAAGCCAAAGAGGCGAGAGAAAAAATAATTAAAATTTTGGAAAAAAAAAATATCGGTGTAAAAAAAAATAGTTATAGATTACGGGACGCTGTTTTTTCTAGACAAAGATATTGGGGGGAACCCATTCCAATTTATTTTAAAGGAAAAATACCCAAAACCATTCCCATTGAAAAACTTCCTCTTATTTTGCCAAAAATAGAGAATTATCACCCAAAAAATGGAAAATCTCCATTAATGAGAGTGAAAAATTGGGCTTGGGATGAGAAAAATATGAAAATAGTTTCAAATACTCTTATCGATAACAAATATGTATTTCCTATAGAAACTAATACAATGCCATGTTGGGCAGGATCCAGTTGGTATTTCCTTCGTTATATGGATGTTCACAATAACAATTTTTTTTTAGATCATAAAAAAGAAAATTATTGGAAAAATATAGATTTATATATTGGAGGCTCTGAACATTCTACAGGACACTTAATTTATGCTAGGTTTTGGCACAAATTTCTGAAAGACAGAGGATGGATAAGAACAGAAGAACCTTTTAATAAAATATTAAATCAAGGAATGATTCTCAGTCATTCTGCCATTATATTAAAAATTATTGGAAAAAATACATTTATTTCTTATGGATTGAGGAAAAAGTATGGTTTCCCATTACAAGAAATATACGTAGATATTTCTCTAATAAATCAGAATAACGAATTAAATATAAAAAAATTTAAACAATGGAGACCTGAATTTTATAATTACAAATTTATTTCGGAAAAAGAAATTTTTTTTTGCAAAAGAAAATTAGAAAAAATGTCCAAATCTAAATACAATGTTATCAATCCAGATCATATTTATGACAGATATGGATCTGATATATTTCGGATTTATGAAATGTTTTTGGGTCCAATTACACAATCAAAACCTTGGGATGATCAAAAAATTAATGGAATCAAAAATTTCGTTAATAAATTTTGGCGTTTATTCCACAATAAGAATGGAATATTTCAAGTAAGTAATTTAGATCCAACATTTCAAGAATTAAAAATATTGCATTCCACAATTAAAAAATTACAAGAAAAAATAGAATCTTTTTCTTTTAATACATCTATTAGTTATTTAATGATAATCGTCAATAAATTAACCAATTTAGAATGTAATAAAAGAAAGATATTGGAACCTTTAGTGAAATTAATGGCTCCATTTTCTCCTCATATAGCTGAGGAAATTTGGAGAAAACTAGGAAGTAAAAAATCAATTTTATTTTCATCTATTCCTATTTTCGATCCAAAATATCTTGTTGAAAAAAAAATAACCTATCCGATTATGTTTAATGGAAAATTAAAATTTAAGGAAATATTTGATTCAAGTCTAACAATAGAAAAAATAAAATATAAAATTTTAAATCATCCTAAAACTAAATTTGTTTTAAAAAACAAAGTATTACAACGAGTAATCATTATTAAAAATAAAATAATAAATATTTTAATTACTTAA
- a CDS encoding Glu/Leu/Phe/Val dehydrogenase, protein MSKKNKSKADTFFSCIEKNFDKATRFIPPIEKGLLEQIKSCNAVYRMHFPVKIGKKIKVIEAYRVQHSHHKLPCKGGIRYSLKVNQDEVMTLAALMTYKCAIVDVPFGGAKGGIKIDPQTISVENIEKITRRYTSELIKKNFIGPGIDVPAPDYGSGEREMSWIFDTFLSLIPGEVDALACVTGKPLSQGGVRGRKEATGLGVFYGIRELCRIKEDMLSLGLDVGLDGKKVIIQGLGNVGYHAATFFHEAGAIIVALAEREGAIYNKKGLNVSNVILHLKNTGSILNFPGSKNIENTEKALELECDILIPSALENVIHKNNANRIKAKIIGEAANGPVTPDADEILGKMGVIVVPDIYLNAGGVTVSYFEWLKNLSHVRYGRMEKRFSENVNSELLQVIETICRKKILTEEKKMILRGPREIDLVRSGLEDTMISGFHKIRDIKKSSGIENMRTAAFVLAIKKIIDSYEKLGIFP, encoded by the coding sequence ATGTCAAAAAAAAACAAAAGTAAAGCTGATACGTTTTTTAGTTGTATAGAAAAAAATTTCGATAAAGCTACACGATTTATTCCTCCTATTGAAAAAGGACTATTGGAACAAATTAAATCTTGTAATGCTGTATATCGTATGCACTTTCCTGTAAAAATAGGAAAAAAAATAAAAGTTATTGAAGCTTATAGAGTCCAACATTCTCATCACAAACTTCCCTGCAAAGGAGGAATAAGATACAGTTTAAAAGTCAACCAGGATGAAGTAATGACTTTAGCAGCTCTTATGACCTACAAATGTGCTATAGTGGATGTTCCTTTTGGTGGAGCTAAGGGTGGAATTAAAATAGATCCACAAACTATTTCTGTAGAAAATATAGAAAAAATAACACGTCGTTATACTTCTGAATTAATTAAAAAAAATTTTATAGGTCCAGGAATTGACGTTCCAGCTCCTGATTATGGAAGTGGAGAAAGAGAAATGAGTTGGATTTTCGATACATTTTTATCTCTTATTCCAGGAGAAGTCGATGCTCTAGCTTGTGTTACAGGAAAACCTCTTTCTCAAGGAGGAGTAAGAGGGAGGAAGGAAGCAACAGGATTAGGAGTCTTTTATGGAATTAGAGAATTATGTAGAATAAAAGAAGACATGTTATCTTTAGGTCTTGATGTTGGATTGGATGGAAAGAAAGTTATAATACAAGGTTTAGGAAATGTAGGGTATCATGCCGCTACTTTTTTTCATGAAGCAGGTGCTATTATTGTCGCTTTAGCAGAAAGAGAAGGAGCCATTTACAATAAAAAGGGATTGAATGTCTCTAATGTGATTCTACATTTAAAAAATACTGGATCCATATTAAATTTTCCAGGTTCAAAAAATATTGAAAATACAGAAAAAGCTTTAGAATTGGAATGTGATATTTTAATCCCTTCTGCATTAGAAAATGTAATACATAAAAATAATGCTAATCGTATTAAGGCTAAAATTATTGGGGAAGCAGCTAATGGACCAGTAACTCCTGATGCAGATGAAATATTAGGTAAAATGGGAGTAATTGTGGTACCAGATATTTATTTAAATGCTGGAGGAGTAACAGTCTCTTACTTTGAATGGTTAAAAAACTTAAGTCATGTTCGTTATGGACGTATGGAGAAACGTTTTAGTGAAAATGTAAATTCAGAACTTTTACAAGTTATTGAAACTATTTGCAGAAAAAAAATTCTAACGGAAGAAAAAAAAATGATTTTGAGAGGTCCAAGAGAAATAGATTTAGTACGTAGTGGGTTGGAAGATACAATGATTAGTGGATTTCATAAAATTCGTGATATAAAGAAATCCTCAGGAATAGAAAATATGCGTACGGCTGCATTTGTTCTTGCTATAAAAAAAATAATAGATTCTTATGAAAAATTAGGAATTTTTCCATAA
- the pyrH gene encoding UMP kinase, which yields MKYKRSLLKLSGESLMGNNEFGLHSTRLQQYAEEVKNVVDMGAQVAIVIGGGNIFRGFSNNNTIDRIGGDYMGMLATVINGIALQSYLENVGVCASIQTAIRMDQIAEPFVKDKAIHHLEKGRVVIFVAGLGNPYFTTDTAAVLRAIEIKADVLLKGTRVDGIYTKDPEKDKYAKKIKRISFDMAYKMEIKVMDQTAFILGNENNLPIIIFDINRRGNFKKAISGEDIGTLVTTKKK from the coding sequence ATGAAGTACAAAAGATCATTATTGAAATTAAGCGGAGAATCTCTTATGGGAAATAACGAATTTGGACTTCATTCTACTCGTCTTCAACAATATGCTGAAGAAGTTAAAAATGTAGTAGATATGGGGGCACAAGTTGCTATAGTTATTGGAGGAGGAAATATCTTTAGAGGTTTTTCTAATAATAATACGATAGATCGTATAGGAGGAGATTATATGGGAATGTTAGCTACTGTTATCAACGGTATAGCCTTACAATCTTATTTAGAAAACGTGGGTGTATGTGCTTCTATACAAACAGCTATTAGAATGGACCAAATAGCAGAACCTTTTGTTAAAGATAAAGCCATTCATCATTTGGAAAAAGGAAGAGTAGTTATATTTGTAGCAGGATTGGGCAATCCTTATTTCACTACGGATACAGCAGCTGTATTGCGTGCTATAGAAATAAAAGCCGATGTTCTATTAAAAGGAACTCGAGTAGATGGAATCTATACTAAGGATCCGGAAAAAGATAAATATGCAAAAAAAATAAAAAGAATATCCTTTGATATGGCCTATAAAATGGAAATAAAAGTAATGGATCAAACAGCATTTATTTTAGGAAATGAAAATAATTTACCTATTATCATTTTTGATATCAACAGAAGAGGAAATTTTAAAAAAGCAATTTCCGGAGAAGACATAGGGACCTTGGTTACTACTAAAAAAAAATAA
- the frr gene encoding ribosome recycling factor produces MDELNKIYSSCKKEMEKILKKLQEEIHRVRLGSKSVIPFLEKIKIKCYGTFLPLIEVSNITILDHMNISIQPWDRSLTSSIDKAIIDANLGFMPTNKGEYIHIHLPIVTEEGRKNLMKKIKKKTEQAKIFVRTIRKKNNQTIKKLNFSEDLSKYGETHIQKITSEYIQKIEDCFISKKKEIL; encoded by the coding sequence ATGGATGAATTAAATAAAATTTATTCTTCTTGTAAAAAAGAAATGGAAAAAATTTTAAAAAAACTACAAGAAGAAATTCATCGTGTTCGTTTAGGAAGTAAATCCGTTATTCCATTTTTGGAAAAAATAAAAATAAAGTGTTATGGAACTTTTTTACCTTTGATAGAAGTATCCAATATAACTATTTTAGACCATATGAATATAAGTATTCAACCTTGGGATCGTTCCCTTACATCCTCTATAGATAAAGCTATTATCGATGCAAATTTAGGTTTTATGCCCACTAATAAAGGAGAATATATTCACATTCATCTTCCCATTGTGACAGAAGAAGGGAGAAAAAATTTGATGAAAAAAATTAAAAAAAAAACAGAACAGGCAAAGATATTCGTGAGAACAATACGAAAAAAAAATAATCAAACCATAAAAAAATTAAATTTTTCCGAAGATTTGTCTAAATACGGAGAAACTCATATACAAAAAATAACAAGTGAATATATTCAAAAAATTGAGGATTGTTTCATTTCCAAAAAAAAAGAAATATTATAA
- the asnS gene encoding asparagine--tRNA ligase: protein MIIKYSIKELLDGGIFFLNKKVVVEGWVRSFRHSIFILLNDGSTIKXIQIILSKKNLDKNFIKKITIGTSIKVTGIVTKSIGKKQSIELSSLDISIYGEVKSEIFQKSILQPKKHSLELLRKQAHLRFRTNIFSSIMRIRHHIAFCIHKYFHENGFFYIHTPIITTLNSEGEGSGKMFQVTTMDLKNIPCIKEENIYKKDFFKSKTYLSVSGQLEAEMASLSLGKVYTFGPVFRAENSNTSRHLSEFWMIEPEMAFYHLEENMNLAEDFLKFIIRYIVKNCMEDLSFLKDNITKWNQEKEKKGSILEKLELLIEIPFQRISYTEAVRILEKENKKGKFIYPVIWGMDLQSEHEQYLVEYFKTPVIVFDYPACIKAFYMRINNDEKTVRAMDILFPEIGEIIGGSQREERYDLLLKRIEEKNIEYNKLWWYLDTRRFGSVPHSGFGLGFDRLVQFITGMKNIRDIIPFPRIPNHAEF from the coding sequence ATGATCATAAAATATTCTATTAAAGAATTATTGGATGGAGGAATTTTTTTTTTAAATAAAAAAGTTGTAGTTGAAGGCTGGGTCCGTTCTTTTCGTCATTCTATTTTTATATTATTAAATGATGGATCTACAATTAAANATATTCAAATTATTTTATCTAAAAAAAACTTAGATAAAAATTTTATAAAAAAAATAACCATCGGAACTTCTATTAAAGTTACAGGGATCGTAACAAAAAGTATAGGGAAAAAACAATCTATAGAACTTTCATCTTTAGATATAAGTATATATGGAGAAGTAAAATCAGAAATTTTTCAAAAATCTATTCTACAACCGAAAAAACATAGTTTAGAACTACTTCGTAAACAAGCTCATTTACGTTTTCGTACAAATATTTTTAGCAGTATTATGCGTATACGTCATCATATAGCTTTTTGTATCCATAAATATTTTCATGAGAATGGATTTTTTTATATTCATACACCAATTATTACCACTTTAAATTCTGAAGGAGAGGGATCTGGAAAAATGTTTCAGGTAACAACTATGGATTTAAAAAATATTCCATGTATAAAAGAAGAAAATATATATAAAAAAGATTTTTTTAAAAGTAAAACATATCTTAGCGTATCTGGACAGTTAGAAGCAGAAATGGCCTCTTTATCTTTAGGGAAAGTGTATACTTTTGGACCTGTTTTTCGTGCAGAGAATTCCAATACATCACGACATTTATCCGAATTTTGGATGATAGAACCAGAAATGGCTTTTTATCATTTAGAAGAAAACATGAATTTAGCAGAAGATTTTTTAAAATTTATCATACGATATATTGTTAAAAATTGTATGGAAGATCTTTCCTTTTTAAAGGATAATATAACAAAATGGAATCAAGAGAAAGAAAAAAAGGGATCCATTTTAGAAAAATTGGAACTTTTAATAGAAATTCCCTTTCAAAGAATCAGTTATACTGAAGCTGTAAGGATTCTTGAAAAAGAGAACAAAAAAGGAAAATTTATTTATCCAGTTATTTGGGGTATGGATTTGCAATCGGAACATGAACAATACTTAGTGGAATATTTTAAGACTCCTGTAATTGTTTTTGATTATCCGGCTTGTATTAAAGCTTTTTATATGCGTATAAATAATGATGAAAAAACGGTTAGAGCTATGGATATTTTATTTCCAGAAATAGGAGAGATCATTGGAGGATCTCAAAGAGAAGAACGTTATGATCTTTTATTGAAACGTATAGAAGAAAAAAATATAGAGTATAATAAACTTTGGTGGTATTTAGATACACGTCGTTTTGGTTCTGTTCCTCATAGTGGATTTGGTTTAGGATTCGATCGTCTAGTTCAATTTATTACAGGAATGAAAAATATTCGTGATATTATTCCTTTTCCAAGGATACCCAATCATGCAGAATTTTAA
- the rpoN gene encoding RNA polymerase factor sigma-54, with the protein MLKQKLLQKRQQKLSPQQIKLMKLVQLSTLDFEQRVKQELEENPALEMEEDGSDSEISEENLNFLEDSNPSNNNMDNNKDGETINNIDEYLSDDEILDFKNNKHNQNFSEEKYMPIVSVISFQEYLKSQLHTFRFLSKEDLLIADFIIGSIDENGYIRRKISAIVDDIFFKLGISVTVKKVEKLLLNYIQKLDPIGIGARDLQECLLLQLENKKQSIEVNLAKDIIQNNFESFTKRHFQKLKNKLGITRDLLRKVIFKIEKLNPKPGKIYSGNHRNLDHIIPDFTICILDGKLELSLNHRNTPELKVSSLYIDMLKSYYQYSKERNMKKNDENTIVFIKKKIDSAKWFVDAIKKRQNTLMLTMNAIMDYQKEYFFTGDPYKIKPMILKNISQKIGVGISTVSRVANSKYVNTPYGTFLIKSFFSEKMINEEGKEISSIEIKKLLGESIYKENKRKPLTDEKLSIILKKKGYIVARRTVAKYRNQMKIPVSRMRKIL; encoded by the coding sequence ATGTTAAAACAAAAATTATTACAAAAAAGACAACAAAAACTTTCTCCACAACAAATTAAGTTAATGAAATTGGTTCAATTATCTACTTTAGATTTTGAACAAAGAGTGAAACAAGAATTGGAAGAAAATCCAGCTCTTGAAATGGAAGAAGATGGGAGTGATTCAGAAATATCAGAAGAAAATTTGAATTTTCTAGAAGATTCAAATCCATCCAATAACAACATGGATAATAATAAAGATGGAGAAACAATAAATAATATTGATGAATACTTAAGTGATGATGAAATTTTAGATTTCAAAAATAATAAACACAATCAAAATTTCAGTGAAGAAAAATATATGCCCATAGTTTCTGTTATTTCTTTTCAAGAATATTTAAAAAGTCAGTTACATACTTTTCGTTTCCTAAGTAAGGAAGACTTATTGATTGCTGATTTTATAATAGGAAGCATAGATGAAAATGGATATATAAGAAGAAAAATATCTGCTATAGTAGATGATATATTTTTTAAACTTGGAATATCTGTTACTGTAAAAAAAGTAGAAAAATTACTTTTAAATTATATACAGAAACTAGATCCTATAGGAATAGGAGCTAGAGACTTACAAGAATGTCTTCTTCTTCAATTAGAAAATAAGAAACAGTCCATAGAGGTTAATCTTGCTAAAGATATTATACAAAATAATTTTGAATCTTTTACAAAAAGACATTTTCAAAAATTGAAAAATAAATTAGGAATAACAAGAGATCTTTTACGGAAAGTAATTTTTAAAATTGAAAAATTAAATCCAAAACCAGGAAAAATATATTCTGGCAATCATAGAAATTTAGATCATATTATTCCAGATTTTACTATTTGTATTTTAGATGGAAAATTAGAATTATCTCTAAATCATAGAAATACTCCAGAATTAAAAGTATCCTCTTTATATATAGATATGTTAAAATCTTATTATCAGTACTCTAAAGAACGAAATATGAAAAAAAATGATGAAAACACTATTGTTTTTATAAAAAAAAAAATAGATTCTGCAAAATGGTTTGTAGATGCTATTAAAAAACGTCAAAATACACTAATGTTAACCATGAATGCTATTATGGATTATCAAAAAGAATATTTTTTCACAGGGGATCCATACAAGATTAAACCTATGATATTAAAAAATATATCCCAAAAAATTGGAGTAGGAATCTCTACTGTTTCTCGCGTTGCTAATAGCAAATATGTCAATACTCCATACGGAACCTTCTTAATCAAGAGTTTTTTTTCTGAAAAAATGATAAATGAAGAAGGGAAGGAGATCTCCTCCATTGAGATAAAAAAATTATTGGGAGAATCCATTTATAAAGAAAATAAAAGAAAACCTCTGACTGACGAAAAGTTATCTATAATTCTCAAAAAAAAAGGTTATATAGTAGCAAGACGTACTGTAGCTAAATATAGAAATCAAATGAAAATACCAGTATCCAGAATGCGAAAAATTTTATAA